From one Neofelis nebulosa isolate mNeoNeb1 chromosome 4, mNeoNeb1.pri, whole genome shotgun sequence genomic stretch:
- the LOC131508481 gene encoding olfactory receptor 10H3-like — MAGQNYSMVTEFILVGFSNFPRHLLPTFFLLYLLMYLFTLLGNLLIMATVWSERSLHTPMYLFLCALSTSEILFTVAVTPRMLVDMLFTHRTITWAACATQMFFSFTFGFTHSFLLMIMGYDRYVAICHPLHYNVLMSPRGCARLVSLSSAGGSVMGMMLTLIVFHLTFCGSNVIHHFVCHVLSLLKLACGKETSSVTLGVILVCVSALMGCLFLIVLSYVFIVAAILRIPSAEGRHKTFSTCVSHLTVVIVHYGFASIIYLKPKGPHSMDSNTLMATTYTVFTPFLSPIIFSLRNKELKNALKKNFQRKFSPLSS, encoded by the coding sequence ATGGCTGGTCAGAACTATAGCATGGTGACTGAGTTCATCCTCGTGGGATTCTCTAACTTCCCAAGGCATCTTCTGCCCACTTTCTTCCTGCTGTACCTGCTCATGTACCTGTTCACGCTGTTGGGGAACCTGCTCATCATGGCCACAGTCTGGAGCGAGCGCAGCCTGCACACGCCCATGTACCTCTTCCTGTGCGCCCTGTCCACCTCCGAGATTCTGTTCACCGTTGCCGTCACCCCTCGCATGCTGGTTGACATGCTCTTCACCCACCGCACCATCACCTGGGCGGCCTGTGCCACCCAgatgtttttctccttcacatTTGGCTTCACACACTCCTTCCTGCTCATGATCATGGGCTACGACCGCTACGTGGCCATCTGCCACCCCCTGCACTACAATGTGCTCATGAGCCCCCGTGGCTGTGCCCGCCTTGTGTCCTTGTCCTcggctggtggctcagtcatgggGATGATGTTGACACTGATAGTTTTTCACCTCACCTTCTGTGGGTCTAATGTGATCCACCATTTTGTCTGCCACGTGCTTTCCCTTCTAAAGTTGGCCTGTGGGAAGGAGACATCCTCCGTCACCTTGGGTGTGATCCTGGTGTGTGTCTCAGCTCTGATGGGCTGTTTATTCCTCATCGTCCTCTCCTATGTCTTCATCGTGGCCGCCATATTGCGGATCCCCTCTGCTGAGGGCAGGCACAAGACCTTCTCCACATGTGTGTCCCACCTCACGGTGGTCATTGTGCACTACGGCTTTGCCTCCATTATCTACCTCAAGCCCAAGGGCCCCCATTCTATGGACAGTAACACCCTGATGGCCACCACCTATACAGTCTTCACCCCCTTTCTCAGCCCGATCATTTTCAGCCTCAGGAATAAGGAGCTCAAGAATGCcttaaagaaaaacttccagagaaAATTCAGTCCCTTAAGCTCCTGA
- the LOC131508483 gene encoding olfactory receptor 10H3-like: MVTEFILVGFSNFPQHLLPTFFLLYLLMYLFTLLGNLLIMATVWSERSLHTPMYLFLCALSTSEILFTVAVTPRMLVDMLFTHRTITWAACASQMFFSFTFGFTHSFLLMIMGYDRYVAICHPLRYNVLMSNRSCARLVSWTWAGGSVMGMMVTLIVFHLTFCGSNVIHHFLCHVFSLLKLACGNENSSVTLGVILVCVSALMGCLFLIVLSYVFIVAAILRIPSAEGRHKTFSTCVSHLTVVIVHYSFASIIYLKPKGPHSMDSNTLMATTYTVFTPFLSPIIFSLRNKELKNAIKKSFQRKFSPLSS; this comes from the coding sequence ATGGTGACTGAGTTCATCCTTGTGGGATTCTCTAACTTCCCACAGCATCTCCTGCCCACCTTCTTCCTGCTGTACCTGCTCATGTACCTGTTCACGCTGTTGGGGAACCTGCTCATCATGGCCACAGTCTGGAGCGAGCGCAGCCTGCACACGCCCATGTACCTCTTCCTGTGTGCCCTGTCCACCTCCGAGATTCTGTTCACCGTTGCCGTCACCCCTCGCATGCTGGTTGACATGCTATTCACCCACCGCACCATCACCTGGGCGGCCTGTGCCAGCCAGATGTTTTTCTCCTTCACGTTTGGCTTCACCCACTCCTTCCTGCTCATGATCATGGGCTACGACCGCTACGTGGCCATCTGCCACCCCCTGCGCTACAATGTGCTCATGAGCAACCGTAGCTGTGCCCGTCTGGTGTCCTGGacctgggctggtggctcagtcatgggGATGATGGTGACCCTGATAGTTTTTCACCTCACATTCTGTGGGTCTAATGTGATCCACCATTTTCTATGccatgtgttttctcttttgaaattggCCTGTGGGAATGAGAATTCCTCTGTCACCTTGGGTGTGATCCTGGTATGTGTCTCAGCTCTGATGGGCTGTTTATTCCTCATCGTCCTCTCCTATGTCTTCATCGTGGCCGCCATATTGCGGATCCCCTCTGCTGAGGGCAGACACAAGACCTTCTCCACGTGTGTGTCCCACCTCACGGTGGTCATTGTGCACTACAGCTTTGCCTCCATTATCTACCTCAAGCCCAAGGGCCCCCATTCTATGGACAGTAACACCCTGATGGCCACCACCTATACAGTCTTCACTCCCTTTCTCAGTCCGATAATTTTCAGCCTCAGGAATAAGGAGCTCAAGAATGCCATAAAGAAAAGCTTCCAGAGAAAATTCAGTCCCCTCAGCTCCTGA
- the LOC131508482 gene encoding olfactory receptor 10H4-like, with the protein MAGQNYSMMTEFILVGFSTFPQHLLPAFFLLYLLMYLFTLLGNLLIMTTVWSEHSLHTPMYLFLCALSTSEILFTVAITPRMLVDMLSTHHTITWAACATQMFFSFTFGFTHSFLLMIMGYDRYVAICHPLRYNVLMSNRGCARLVSWTWAGGSVMGMMVTLIVFHLTFCGSNMIRHFFCHVFSLLKLACGNENSSVTLAVILVCVSALMGCLFLIVLSYVFIVAAILRIPSAEGRHKTFSTCVSHLTVVIVHYGFASIIYLKPKGPHSMDSNTLMATTYTVFTPFLSPIIFSLRNKELKNTIKKSIQRKLIPLSS; encoded by the coding sequence ATGGCTGGTCAGAACTATAGCATGATGACTGAGTTCATCCTCGTGGGCTTCTCCACCTTCCCACAGCATCTCCTGCCCGCCTTCTTCCTGCTGTACCTGCTCATGTACCTGTTCACGCTGCTGGGGAACCTGCTCATCATGACCACAGTCTGGAGTGAGCACAGCCTGCACACGCCCATGTACCTCTTCCTGTGCGCCTTGTCCACCTCCGAGATTCTGTTCACCGTTGCCATCACCCCTCGCATGCTGGTTGACATGCTCTCCACCCACCACACCATCACCTGGGCGGCCTGTGCCACCCAgatgtttttctccttcacatTCGGCTTCACCCACTCCTTCCTGCTCATGATCATGGGCTACGACCGCTACGTGGCCATCTGCCACCCCCTGCGCTACAATGTGCTCATGAGCAACCGTGGCTGTGCCCGCCTTGTGTCCTGGacctgggctggtggctcagtcatgggGATGATGGTGACCCTGATAGTTTTTCACCTCACCTTCTGTGGATCTAACATGATCCGCCATTTTTTCTGCCATGTGTTTTCCCTTCTAAAGTTGGCCTGTGGGAATGAGAATTCCTCTGTCACCTTGGCTGTGATCCTGGTGTGTGTCTCAGCTCTGATGGGCTGTTTATTCCTCATCGTCCTCTCCTATGTCTTCATCGTGGCCGCCATATTGCGGATCCCCTCTGCTGAAGGCAGGCACAAGACTTTCTCCACGTGTGTGTCCCACCTCACTGTGGTCATTGTGCACTACGGCTTTGCCTCCATTATCTACCTCAAGCCCAAGGGCCCCCATTCTATGGACAGTAACACCCTGATGGCCACCACCTATACAGTCTTCACCCCCTTTCTCAGCCCAATCATTTTCAGCCTCAGGAATAAGGAGCTCAAGAACACTATAAAGAAAAGCATCCAGAGAAAACTCATTCCTCTAAGCTCCTGA